GAGGCCAGGGTTCCCGGATATCGACAGGAAAAGGCATCATGACGGCAAGTGAATTCGCCCCTCCGGCACAGGAAGACAAGATCGGAGGGCCGTCCACCACCGAACTCGACGGCACGTCCGTCGAATACGTGTACTCCACCGGAAACCACTACCGGATGGAATTCGGAGCGGACACCCTCACCTTCCGCTTACTGGCGGGCTCCGCCCCGCCGCACACCGTCACCCTGCCCTACCGGGCCCGGCTGGTCCGCTCCGGTCTGTATCTGGTGACCTGGACCGTCAAGCCCGGCGTCCACGTCACCCTCCTCCTCGACCTCGCCGAACGGCTGATCCACGTCAGCGCGATGATGCCGCCCAACCAGTGGGAGTTCTTCGACATCGGGCGCCTGCTGTCCGTCGAGGGCCGGACCGGGGAAGACGCCCGGTGAGCGACCAGGGAACCGGGAGCTGGCCGTACCGGCGCT
This Streptomyces misionensis DNA region includes the following protein-coding sequences:
- a CDS encoding MoaF-related domain-containing protein; protein product: MTASEFAPPAQEDKIGGPSTTELDGTSVEYVYSTGNHYRMEFGADTLTFRLLAGSAPPHTVTLPYRARLVRSGLYLVTWTVKPGVHVTLLLDLAERLIHVSAMMPPNQWEFFDIGRLLSVEGRTGEDAR